The Muribaculum intestinale genome includes the window GGCATCGACCTTGAGGTGAAGGCTATCAGCGCGCCCGCCCACGTGAGAGGAGGCGAGAAATTCAGAATTGCAGTCGACATCGCCAACAACGGCGCTGAGAACGCCGCCGACTATATCGTCGAGATTTATGCCGACGGCAACCTCCTTGACATTGTCGACGGCGACCCCATACCCTCTCTGGGCAGTGGCTCGGTTGAGTTCACCACTACCATGAGCCCGCTCTCCGACAAGGCTGTCGCCTTCAAGGCAATCGTGTCGCACACCGACGATACCACCAACGACAACGACGCCTCGGAGACCCTGACAGTGACACCTTTGGTATCGCCCCTCCCTGCGCCGGCATTCCTGACCGCCACACAGTCGGCCGACGGCAGCGTGGCCCTCTCATGGACAGCTCCAGAGATTGCGGCGGCTCCCGCATCGCCGGTCACCGACGACTTCGAGTCGACCGAAGCATGGAGCCACTATGCCGACGGATGGGCCATGAGAGACCTTGACGGCGCAGCTGTCTGCGGATTCGCCCAGGCCGACCTCCCCGGCATCGAAGCCGGAAAGACCCTCGCGTCATTCTTCATGTTCAGCGCCACCGGCATGTTTGAAGGCAACAAATACCTTATGCCCAACTCAGGCAAGCAGTATCTTGCCGCATTCGCACGCTACGACAACGGTACTACCGACGACTGGGCCATATCGCCCGAGCTCAGCGGCGAGGCCCAGACAGTATCGTTCTACATCCGCAGCTACGATGCCGCCTATCCCGAACGTGTCGAGGTGCTCTACTCGACCGGCTCGCTCGAACCGGCCGACTTCATCCCTACAGGCGTCTCTGTCGACAAAGTGCCCGGCTCATGGACACAATGTCAGGCCGACCTACCACAGGGAGCACGCAACTTTGCAATACGCTCATGCGCTACCAACTCGTTTATGCTGATGCTCGACGACGTAACCTTCACCCCGCTCTCTTCCTATGGCATGGAAGTGACCGGCTACAACGTGTACCGCGACGGACGGCTTGTCAACGACACCCCCGTCACCGCTACCTCCTTTACCGACAATGTCGACAATCCCGACTCACACCTATGGACTGTGACAGCACTCTACGGCGAACGCGAGTCGAAAGGTTCCGACCCGGTTACTGCCGGAACTTCGTCGATCGACTCACCCTCGGCCGACGGCATCGCAATCCGCGCTGAAGCCGGACGCATCGTAATCACCGGATGCGAAGGTCTCCCGGTGATGGTATCGGCTGCCGATGGCCGTGTCATATACAACGGCCTTGGCGAGGCTCTGACCGAAATCACCACAGGCGCCGGAGTCTATGTAGTGAAAGCATCTTCAAAGGTGGCCAAGCTCATTGTAAGATAAGCCACACAGCCACAACAACCCCATCCCGCAACCCCGGAGCGTGCCATACGCTTCGGGGTTGCTTTTATCATGACATTGCCACACCTCAGAGATTTTTATGTTATAAAGCACTAAAACAAACTTTTACACCTCTTGCGATAAAATTTCACCCATTTAAGGGCCACTCCGCTACTAACTTAGCGGTCGGAAAACCTATCCGACATATCCGTCATTCAACTCACACCGTTTCCGACGGAATACAAGTAACCACAGCAATCCAAATTGAAGAATTAACCACAGATAAGTTATCATGAAGAAAACTTTACTCCTTTCAGCAGCCCTTCTCGCGATGGGCTTCGCCTCTGCCCAGACAGTGCAGGACATCAACACAAATCCGCTGAAACTCGGTGGCGAATACAGCAAATGTGTAGCTGTATATCCCCGTGTGCCCGCTACAGCCGATGAGAAACTTCCCGATCCCTCTATCGACAAAAACCGCTATGCATGGGAACAGCAGCAGGAAGTTGTTGAGCAGACCGCTGATTTCTGGGAAGGCGACTACATGGATCTCAAAATCAACAACACCAAGGAATCGCAGTACATCCTCCACTTCCAGTATGCCGTAAAGACCGACGGCGCAAACATCGTGTTTGAGCTTTACAACGGAGAAGACCTCGAACGTGCTCTCGACCCCATCTATCTGGCCAACGAAAAGAGCAACTGGAACGCTCTCTACGACGCTATGGCATTCTTCGACGAGGAAATCCCCGAAGGCGAATACACTCTGCGCGTCACATTCCACCACGACAACACCAAGGAGACCGCCAACCTCGCCAACTTCTGGTTTGAGGCCAAGGACCAGATCAAATACTTCTCTCTCTTCACCGGAGTATATCCCGAACAGGCCGGTACAATAAAGGTATCGCCCGCCGCAAACAACTATCTCGAAGGCACTACCATCAGCATCACAGCCACTCCCAGCGCCGGTGACGACGACACAACCTACAAGTTCATCAACTTCACCAACGATGACAACGGCGACGAGTACACCGCCAACCCCTACACCTTCGAAATCTTCGAAAGCATGTCGATTACAGCTATGTTCGAGGCAGTAAGCTCTGTCAACGACATCCCCGGCACTATCGACCTCAACACCAAGAAAATCGGTGGCGTGAAGGAAGAGTCCAAGGCTGTGACACTCGACGGTTCGTCATACCTCGAAGGCGAGATTGTGCCCTATCTCTGCAACTATACCGCCAACAAGTCGGAGCAGTTCATCCTCAACGTGACAAAAGCCGGCAACTATACTCTCATATGCCCCACTGCTACAAAGCAGGAAGCCGCCAACATCGAGTTTAACATCTTTGACAAGGCCGCTTACGACGCCGACCCCACTGTAGCTCCTGAAGCAACCTTCAACATAGCAGCCGAAAAGACCGGCAACTGGCAGAAGTTTGTCACCAACAAGGTTGAAAACATCAACCTCACCGAAGGCAAGAAACTCATGACTCTCAAGTTCACCGAACCCGTGGCCAACAAGTATACCGCCAATGTACTTTACATGAGCTTCGGCATCGGCGATGACTTCGGCGGCAGCAGCGCCATCGAGGATATCGAGATTGAGGACGCTGACGCTCCCGTAAAGGCTTACAACCTCCAGGGTATCCCCGTAAATCCCGAGGTTGCCAAGGGCCTCCTCATCATCAACGGCAAGAAAGTTGTCAAGTAATCAGAAATCCCCAATAGCTGCGTGAGCAGCCTTGCAATTCGTAATCCCGAGCGCGGACCCACCATAGGTCCGCGCTCTTTCCATATATACATCTCTGTATATCACCGCTCTCCTCTTCCCCGCTGGCCACCGGTTCAGCCCTATAGCCCCACTCTACCGACCATACAGCCATCTGAGTTTGCGCAAAAAAGACGCACAAAGATTTGCATATTACAATATATCATTATATCTTTGCATCAAGAACACAACACACAGCATATTTATTACTATGAATAAAAACACCCTAATCGCTCTCTCGGTGGTAGCCGCCGAGGCAGTCGTGCCGCTCGACGCCAAAGAGGCGGCATCCCACTTCACCATCCGCGAACTCACCCATTCGGCTACTGCCCGACGGCTCGGCATCGACAACACTCCGCCGCCTCAGGCCGTTGAAGCCATGTACCGTCTTATCAACGACGTGCTTGAGCCGGCACGCATTCAGTACGGCTCACCGATATATGTAAATAGCGGATACCGGTGCAAGGCACTCAACAAAGCAGTAGGCGGCGCCGAGCGCTCCTACCATCTTGCAGGCCGCGCCGCCGACCTCACTACAGGCTCTATAGAAGGCAACCGGCGACTATACGAGATATTGTGCACACTGCCCCACCGCGAACTCATACTGGAGCGCGGAGGCATATGGATACATGTAGCCTGGTGATAGCAGAAGCCGGGGCATAAAGTCACTGTCGCAGGCTCAAATGCCTGCAACCAATACTAAAACAACAATTCTATGAACACACAATCACCGGCGCGGTATATGCGCCGTCATCCCGGAAAACCTGTGCCCGGCCTACTCCTTGTCGGAACCGGCGGTGGCGCTCTTTGTGAGCCTTATCAGCTCAAGGCGCGTAGCCGTGCGGCGCAGGATAGTCAGCGTCCATCCGTCAAGCTCGATGGTCGCTCCCTGCACGGGAATCTCTCCCAGATTATGCAGGATGAAGCCGGCCAGAGTCTGATACTCGTCGCTCTCCTCAAGATCGATTCCGAAAGAATCGTGCAGATAACTGATTTCACAGCGCCCGGAAAACTCATACACTCCGGGCTCCACCTCACGGGCAGTAAGCCGTGCATTGTCATGCTCGTCCTGGATATCGCCGAAAATCTCCTCGACAAGGTCCTCAAGCGACACAAGCCCTGCCGTGCCGCCGAACTCATCAACCACGATAGCCATCGAACGTTTCTCGCTGAGCAGACGTCGCATCATCTTGTTGGCCAGAAGTGTCTCGGGAGCGAAAAGCACCGGCTTTATGGCCTCTTTCCAGTCGCTGTCGGGAGTAAAGAGCTCGCTGACATGGATATATCCCAGCACATTGTCGATATCTTCGCGATAGACAAGTATCTTGCTCCTGCCCGACGATGTAAACAGGGCCGACAGCTCGTCGCGGTCGGTACTGTCGATATTCACCGCCACAATCTCATTGCGCGGAGTCATGCAGTCGCGCAGATGTGTCGACGAGAAATCAATGGCATTGTGGAATATCTTCACCTCGTTCTCGACCTTGGCCTCCGACGCACGCTCGTCGATATTGGTCTGGATATACTGGTTGAGATCGCCCACGGTAAGCACCCCGAGGGTATGGTTTACATTGCGTATGCCTGCCATCCACATCAAGGCCTTGGAAAGCCAGGTGGTAAAAGCCGACACCGGATAGAGCACCACCCAGAACACGAATATCGGGAGAGAGAACACCCTCAGCGACGAATTGGGATTGATACGGAATATCGTCTTGGGGAAGAACTCGCCTGTAAGGAGTATTATCGCGGTAGAGATAAGAGTCTGTATGATAAGGATTCCGGCCTCGTTGGGACACCACACGGCAATCCACGGCTCAAGCAGGGCCGCCGCTCCCATGCCATAGATTACAAGCACGATATTGTTGCCCACAAGTATGGTGGATATAAACAGCTCCTGACGGCTATAGTAGAGATTGATGATTTTGCCTATGAAGCCTCCGCGCTTTACGTCAATCTCAACCTTGACACGATTGGACGATATATAGGCTATCTCGACACCCGAAAAGAGGGCCGAGAGCACCAGCGAGACTATTGTGATTATGAGCCATACGCTCCAGTTGGGATCCATATCCTTAGAGATGGGTTAATGTTTGAAAAAACAGATTTCCGACACGGCACTGCACGGCCACTAAGGCCGCCGTCCCGGTGGCCGGGAAGGAAGCACCGGCTTACTGGGCCGGTTGGGCGGCGGCAGCCTGTCAGGGCCCTTTGCTTCGGCCACACTGCCGGCCGAGGGTGCATCAGCGGCTCCGCTCTCTTTGCCGGGATTGAAGTCGCTCGCCGGAAAGATGCCTGTCGGATTGGTGATACGGTAGTTGGTCATCTTGTCGTTTGACTCGAAGCCGTACCCCTCTATTGTGCGGTCGGCGCGCTCTATATGGATAAACGAGTCGGAATAGACTTTGTTGAGACGCTGGTCCCAGAACACCTGCTGGGACAGGAATTTCTCGCCAACGGTGTTGAGGATATTGACATTGCCGTCAAGACGCCAGAGACCGCGCTGACTGAAGTAGGTGGCGGAGTCGCACTGCACTGTGGCCTCTATCCCGAAATCCTTGTCAAACTTCTCGAGATAGAGTCCGTCGGGGAAACGCCACATAGGCACCTGGGCCTCATCATATACGAGCCAGTTGTCGGTAGTGACGCGATAACGTATCTGTCCGCTGTCCGATATGAGCGTAGTCACCGTGTGGGTGGTCATGGTCGGCACACTGTCGCCTACCACATTGAGGCTCACCACCTCGGTCTTCTCATCCTTGCACGCACCGGCGGCGCCCGCAAGAATCATCACGCAGACTATACCCGGAAGAGCACGCATCGCCCGTGAGGTCATCGTATCTTGTTTTTATAGAACCAGCGTTCGTTGAAGTTGATACCCAGCGTGATGTTGATATAGTCCTCTTTGATAAGCGAGTTGGGGCTGGCCTGACGGTGGCGCCACTCCACGCCGAAGTTGATAAGAGTCTTCCCGGCGGGGGCAGGCAAGCCGAGACCAATCGAGGCCCCGTACTCCTTGATTGTATTTCCGAGTACCTTGATATAGCTGTTTTCATAGAAACCGCCTCCACGGTAGGTGACACGCTGCAGATAGCTGCCGCGGCTTTTCGGTGTATACTGCGCGCCGACAGCGAGCTTCCATCTATCGCTGAACTCAAGAGTCTGCTTTTCCGAGTCGATGTCGGGAAACTTTGCGTCGCTCCATGGCGAATAGGTGAAGTCGACCTCGGCCATCAGTTTCTCGCGCCACTGCCAGTTGATACCGGCTCCCCACACTGCCGGAAGGGTATACTTGTGGCGTAGCGAGGTGTAGCCCACGGTGTCGGCCTTGTTGGAAGTCTGGGTCATGTCGTAGTTGAGACCCCAGGCATGGCCCAGCAGAGTCTTGCCGGGCGAGAAGGTAAGACCGGCGGTGACACGGTTGTCACGGTTGATATCATAGCCGTACTGAATACCGAACTGCAGATGATAGTCGCGCACCTCTACCTGAGTCTCGAAGAGTGTCTGCGAACCGTTGTTGGTGTATACGTAGGTATCGTTGATGACTGTGCCGAAGAGATAGCCGAAGTTGACACCTGCGCTGAGCCCCTTGACCGGACGTATCGAATAGCCGGCAAACAGCCAGTTGAGACCACCCTCGCCCGAACGGGCCTCGCTACCGTTGCTGATGCTGTTGGAAAACGAGTATCCCACCGACGAGAAGGGCACAAGACCGAGGGCCATACCCATGTTCTTGGCCACCGGAAACTGCATGGTGACGTAATTGAGGCCACCTCCGAACTCCTGCTCGTTGTGGCGCGCTCCCTGTGTGTCGGTCTCGCTGCTCCAGAGCTTCGACATCGTTATGCCCATATCGAAAAGGAATGTGATGGAGTCGATGGCGGCATAGCTCGCGGGATTCATCACATTGACCTGACGGCCTGAAGCCATGGCATAGCCCACACCGCCCATCGAGCGCTGTGCCGATGTAGCCTGGTCGTTAAGTATGCCGTAGCCGTATTTTGAGTATGGAGTCATCCCCTCCTGGGCGCTCGCGCAAAGTGAAGGGAGGAGACATGCTGCGCTCATGGCAGCCGTGATGATTGATTTGCGTAGATTCATTAATCGCATGTATTGGGCCCGCGCGCGGCGGGACGATATGGGAGTGTTGATTTATTGGAGAGCCTGGTTGTATTGCAATATGCAGTTGAGCCCGCGCACTACCAGTGCCGGCTCTACTATCACATCTGCGGCATGGTGCTGCGGCACAAAAGGCGCCAGACGCACGGCATCGCCGCCGGTAAGTATCACCGCGGCATCGTCGGGGAGCATCCGGCGGTAGTAGTCGATTTCACCTGCCACGCCACGCACGATACCGGCCGTAATGGCCCGCGGGGTGTCGGTGCCCCATAGCGCCACATCGCCCGGAGTCTCTACATTAACGAGCGGCAGACGCTCGGTGTGACGGTTGAGAGCCTCGGCGCGAAGCCACAGCCCGGGAGCGATGTTCCCTCCGAGGAAGTTGCCGTCGGGCTGCAGCACGTCGTAGGTAATCGCCGTGCCGGCATCGACTACAAGCACCGTACGCCCGGGAAGCATGGCCCTGGCGCCGGCGACGGCGGCGATACGGTCACGGCCAAGCGACGAGGGGGTGGCGTAGCCGATGGTGATAGGGAGAGGGAGCAGAGATGTCAGCTCGTAGACCTTGCCCGCGATTTCACGCAAAGTGACAATTATATTCTCACTGTGGTGGGTCACAGAGCAGTATATCGCCGCTTCGATAGGGGCGGATACAGCCACACGGCGCAGCACTTCCGGCAGAAGGTCTTCGCACCGCCACTGTTCTACAAGGCTATCACCCTCAAAAACTGCGATTTTGGCAGTAGAGTTGCCCTGGTCTATGACGAGATTATATGACATTGCGATGACAAAATTAACTAATATTGCCGAATATCGCATGAATTTCCCCCATAAAATAGAGGAACCTCGTGATTTTAAGAGATTTTGTAGCGATTTCAAGGGTATGGCGGCACACCCCGGCTGTAAACTACACTACCCTTTGCGCATGGCACGAGGTATCATAATCGAGGTGTAGATGAGTATGGCTCCTCCGGCGAGGGTGAACGCGAGCCAGTCGCCGGCTCCCGCTCCGGGCCAGAACATGAAGAACGCTCCGGCGCAGAAGAATATCGCCGACCACGATTCGATGCGCATAAGCCTCTTTACTCTTAGAGGCACACTATCGGGCACGCGGCTGAAAAGACGTCCGACAAGACACACGGCGGCTCCGGCGGCATATATCCAGCGGTAGACCGAAAGCCCCATGCCAAGAATAGGCAACAGCACTCCGGCTACGATAAGGAGCAGCCCGGCGGTAACAAGCCATGCCTGCCATCCTGAGGATTTTGTATTATCCATTGTTAATTCTTCTAAGTTCTTCTAAGAAAGTATATGTCTGAGCGTCGGATTAGTCTACGAGATACACATCCTCGTTCTCACGCTGCATATGGTAATTCTCGCGCACGATACGCTCCATTGTCTCCGGATCGGTGTCGAGGGCATGGTTCATACGCCGGTAATAGAGCAACGTATCCTCATTGTCGCGTATCTCCTCGCGCAACTCCTTGATGCGGGTGGTGTATTCCACCGACTTCACAAACGAGTTGTCGTTGAAGAATAGCACTATCACGACAAATGTGATAAGTATCAGAAATGTCACCGACAGATAACGCCGGCACCACGTAAACACTTTTTTCATATGTCCGGTAATTTAGGGCACGCGTACCAGGCGGCGGTTGTGGATATACAGGCCGGGAGCCGACGGACGTACGTCAAGGCGCAGGCCGGTAAGCGTATACCAAGGAGAGTCCACACCCTCGTCGTCGACAACTATATCGCCTATACCCGAGGAGCCGGTGGTGGTGAATACAATCCACTGCGACGGACGGCTCTTCAGTCCGCTGCCGTCGTCGGCAATTACTCGGTAAGCATACACTGTGCCAGGGGCGAGGCCGGTCACCTCAAGCGATGTGGCGCTGCCGGCTTCCTTCGGAGCAATACCGGCGTCGTGGTATGAATATGTCTCGTCGTAGATTACCGATATGTCGTCGAGCACAACCCAGTTGACAGTGCCGGTCATGGTAAATTTCAGGCCGTAGGCATCCTTGCCGAGCACATCCTTGCCGAGAGTCACCATGAGTGCCTCCTTGTCGGTCGACTTGTAGGCGGCGGCTCGCTCGCGGTACACCTCTGTGGCATTACCGTCGCTGTCGATTGTCTCTACGATAAGGGATGCCGTTGTAAGCGAGGAGCTTGAGCTTACGAAGAATCTCACGCTGTCGATCGGGCGCTCCCATGCAGGCACGGTGAGCGAAGTGCCCTCTTTAAGAGTGATGGCCGGAGCGGATGCGCCGTAGCGCTGAGTGTTCCATGTTGCGGTCGACACCCATCCGTCATTATTTACCTGACGTCCGGTGAAATCTTCTGTGAATGTGCGGCCTTCGACACCCTCGCATATTGCGATTTCGACCGTATACGACTTGGCGATAGGCAGATGTTCCCACACAGCGGTGACACCATCGGCTGCGACAGCCTCGGGCTCAAGAGCGTTGACAGTATGCACCGATATGGGCAGATAGCCGGTAGTGACGGCAGTCTCGCAGTAGAAGCAATCGTTGCCAATCATCCACACAAGGCGGCATGTATAGCCTGTGCCCTCGGCAAGGGTAGTGGTGTAGGAGTTGGTGTAGACACGCTCGCTCTGCACCGGATTGCCGTCAGCGTCATATATGTACACGATATAGTACTCGGCATCCTTCACGGGACTCCACGACAGGGTGACGGTGTTGGCCTCGACCACAGGTTCGTTGAGTACCGAGGCATTGGCCTCCACCTGGTTGCCGCCATTTATGTTGAAATACACGTTGCCCCCTTCCGACTCGTAGATACCGTCGATTTCCACTCCGAGCTTGCGTCCGTTCCAGTCTTCTATGGTGTGGCCCATCACATTCATTGTGCCGGGGAAAGAGGCCGCCGAAGTAGAGGTGTGGGTGATATCGCCGCTCGCCTCCACGATGTCAACACGTGGATGAGTGCTATACTGGTTCACACGGTTGATGGCCCAGGCTGTTGCATTGAAATCGATATGCCACATAAGCATGCCATGCCCGGGCAGATAGCTGTCCCAACCAAGCAGCTGTCGGTTTTCGAGCAGGAAGAACTCGTCGGCCGTGGATGTGCGCACGAGTTTCACGTCATTGTATCCCTCCTCGGAAGTAGCCGGCCTCAGCAGCGAGTTGCCGGTTTTTTCGGCAACAATCACCTCGGGTGTGAGCCATCCGAGAGTCCAGCGCTCGTAGGCCGAGTGGAGAGGCGGGGTGCGGGAGTCGTTGCTGTAGCTACCCTGGTCCATTATCGACCACAGGCCGGGAGTATGCTGATGGGTATATTGTACCTCGTAAAG containing:
- a CDS encoding InlB B-repeat-containing protein; amino-acid sequence: MKKTLLLSAALLAMGFASAQTVQDINTNPLKLGGEYSKCVAVYPRVPATADEKLPDPSIDKNRYAWEQQQEVVEQTADFWEGDYMDLKINNTKESQYILHFQYAVKTDGANIVFELYNGEDLERALDPIYLANEKSNWNALYDAMAFFDEEIPEGEYTLRVTFHHDNTKETANLANFWFEAKDQIKYFSLFTGVYPEQAGTIKVSPAANNYLEGTTISITATPSAGDDDTTYKFINFTNDDNGDEYTANPYTFEIFESMSITAMFEAVSSVNDIPGTIDLNTKKIGGVKEESKAVTLDGSSYLEGEIVPYLCNYTANKSEQFILNVTKAGNYTLICPTATKQEAANIEFNIFDKAAYDADPTVAPEATFNIAAEKTGNWQKFVTNKVENINLTEGKKLMTLKFTEPVANKYTANVLYMSFGIGDDFGGSSAIEDIEIEDADAPVKAYNLQGIPVNPEVAKGLLIINGKKVVK
- a CDS encoding D-Ala-D-Ala carboxypeptidase family metallohydrolase; protein product: MNKNTLIALSVVAAEAVVPLDAKEAASHFTIRELTHSATARRLGIDNTPPPQAVEAMYRLINDVLEPARIQYGSPIYVNSGYRCKALNKAVGGAERSYHLAGRAADLTTGSIEGNRRLYEILCTLPHRELILERGGIWIHVAW
- a CDS encoding hemolysin family protein is translated as MDPNWSVWLIITIVSLVLSALFSGVEIAYISSNRVKVEIDVKRGGFIGKIINLYYSRQELFISTILVGNNIVLVIYGMGAAALLEPWIAVWCPNEAGILIIQTLISTAIILLTGEFFPKTIFRINPNSSLRVFSLPIFVFWVVLYPVSAFTTWLSKALMWMAGIRNVNHTLGVLTVGDLNQYIQTNIDERASEAKVENEVKIFHNAIDFSSTHLRDCMTPRNEIVAVNIDSTDRDELSALFTSSGRSKILVYREDIDNVLGYIHVSELFTPDSDWKEAIKPVLFAPETLLANKMMRRLLSEKRSMAIVVDEFGGTAGLVSLEDLVEEIFGDIQDEHDNARLTAREVEPGVYEFSGRCEISYLHDSFGIDLEESDEYQTLAGFILHNLGEIPVQGATIELDGWTLTILRRTATRLELIRLTKSATAGSDKE
- the lptC gene encoding LPS export ABC transporter periplasmic protein LptC, which gives rise to MTSRAMRALPGIVCVMILAGAAGACKDEKTEVVSLNVVGDSVPTMTTHTVTTLISDSGQIRYRVTTDNWLVYDEAQVPMWRFPDGLYLEKFDKDFGIEATVQCDSATYFSQRGLWRLDGNVNILNTVGEKFLSQQVFWDQRLNKVYSDSFIHIERADRTIEGYGFESNDKMTNYRITNPTGIFPASDFNPGKESGAADAPSAGSVAEAKGPDRLPPPNRPSKPVLPSRPPGRRP
- a CDS encoding type III pantothenate kinase is translated as MSYNLVIDQGNSTAKIAVFEGDSLVEQWRCEDLLPEVLRRVAVSAPIEAAIYCSVTHHSENIIVTLREIAGKVYELTSLLPLPITIGYATPSSLGRDRIAAVAGARAMLPGRTVLVVDAGTAITYDVLQPDGNFLGGNIAPGLWLRAEALNRHTERLPLVNVETPGDVALWGTDTPRAITAGIVRGVAGEIDYYRRMLPDDAAVILTGGDAVRLAPFVPQHHAADVIVEPALVVRGLNCILQYNQALQ
- a CDS encoding FtsB family cell division protein gives rise to the protein MKKVFTWCRRYLSVTFLILITFVVIVLFFNDNSFVKSVEYTTRIKELREEIRDNEDTLLYYRRMNHALDTDPETMERIVRENYHMQRENEDVYLVD
- a CDS encoding M6 family metalloprotease domain-containing protein, which encodes MNISIKSLVKGISALCIVSMSAIDMAAVPATPYPITKTLPDGTELTVRLHGDEHGSFVTTTDGYLLMQDASGFYNYAKKDVSGNIVSTDCRAVDVEMRGAADNAMLRSIDREAVVGARISELNRARDVQRISRIEGPATGIIPPVDDIDHHREACHPTTPSLGKPRLLVVLIEFADKEFTIQDPYDTFYRMLNEEGYSDYNCTGSVRDYFVASSNGKYAPELDLYGPVKLPQTSAYYAGNGGAENTQILIRDACNLIDDQVDFSIYDTDNDGVVDNVYLFYAGFSQADTGDKTCVWPHSTQVGGRVVHDGVALGNYTCSNELRGFSNYIAGIGTFCHEFSHALGLPDLYEVQYTHQHTPGLWSIMDQGSYSNDSRTPPLHSAYERWTLGWLTPEVIVAEKTGNSLLRPATSEEGYNDVKLVRTSTADEFFLLENRQLLGWDSYLPGHGMLMWHIDFNATAWAINRVNQYSTHPRVDIVEASGDITHTSTSAASFPGTMNVMGHTIEDWNGRKLGVEIDGIYESEGGNVYFNINGGNQVEANASVLNEPVVEANTVTLSWSPVKDAEYYIVYIYDADGNPVQSERVYTNSYTTTLAEGTGYTCRLVWMIGNDCFYCETAVTTGYLPISVHTVNALEPEAVAADGVTAVWEHLPIAKSYTVEIAICEGVEGRTFTEDFTGRQVNNDGWVSTATWNTQRYGASAPAITLKEGTSLTVPAWERPIDSVRFFVSSSSSLTTASLIVETIDSDGNATEVYRERAAAYKSTDKEALMVTLGKDVLGKDAYGLKFTMTGTVNWVVLDDISVIYDETYSYHDAGIAPKEAGSATSLEVTGLAPGTVYAYRVIADDGSGLKSRPSQWIVFTTTGSSGIGDIVVDDEGVDSPWYTLTGLRLDVRPSAPGLYIHNRRLVRVP